One genomic segment of Amycolatopsis sp. Hca4 includes these proteins:
- a CDS encoding LuxR C-terminal-related transcriptional regulator, whose protein sequence is MQRSCDTAGFLRRSATSWFNGRLDAGLHCAKAAASGDRRESGELGQLARFWYVGLLIKARDLDAGRRVLESAGAVRCGAASDRMTAVEHNVRGSLLFATGEVDDAMDEISTGLEIAERCGDRSLRPPSYVVLALGALRRADMRACRHFVDKLSDEALLGYFGQAPGAWVAAQAVEARSGVASAASLIAGIVTNPVVLRQLLVSEPAAASWLVRACVKLGAHDLARASVAESAALAAEQSGFSVIRGSALHAAGLLEKDAAKLHEAADIHPDRWCAASAREDLASLLAARCSERDRTIRILESVLDTYAAVSATRDSARVVNKLREYGVRRGTTRTVECEGVVPHGLTNTEFAVAELVSQGHTNNEVGRQLFISRHTVAFHLKKVFQKMNITSRVELAAAWKVFS, encoded by the coding sequence ATGCAGCGGTCCTGTGACACCGCTGGTTTTCTCCGCCGCTCCGCCACTTCGTGGTTCAACGGGCGGCTCGACGCGGGGCTGCACTGCGCCAAGGCAGCGGCCTCGGGTGACCGCCGGGAATCCGGTGAGCTGGGGCAGCTGGCCCGGTTCTGGTACGTCGGGTTGCTGATCAAGGCCCGCGACCTCGACGCCGGCCGCCGCGTGCTCGAATCCGCCGGCGCCGTCCGGTGCGGGGCGGCCTCCGACCGGATGACCGCCGTCGAGCACAACGTCCGGGGCAGCCTGCTGTTCGCCACCGGCGAGGTCGACGACGCGATGGACGAGATCAGCACCGGACTGGAGATCGCCGAGCGGTGCGGTGACCGGTCGCTGCGGCCGCCGAGCTACGTGGTGCTGGCGCTGGGTGCCCTCCGCCGCGCGGACATGCGGGCGTGCCGCCACTTCGTCGACAAGCTGTCGGACGAAGCGCTGCTCGGCTACTTCGGGCAGGCGCCGGGGGCGTGGGTGGCCGCGCAGGCGGTGGAAGCCCGCAGCGGCGTGGCGAGCGCGGCGAGCCTCATCGCCGGGATCGTCACCAACCCGGTGGTGCTGAGGCAGCTGCTGGTCTCGGAACCGGCGGCGGCGTCCTGGCTGGTCCGCGCGTGCGTCAAGCTGGGCGCGCACGACCTGGCCCGTGCATCGGTGGCGGAGTCCGCCGCACTGGCCGCCGAGCAGTCCGGGTTCAGCGTGATCCGCGGCTCGGCCCTGCACGCGGCGGGCCTGTTGGAGAAGGACGCGGCCAAGCTCCACGAGGCCGCCGACATCCACCCCGACCGCTGGTGCGCGGCCTCGGCGCGCGAGGACCTGGCGAGCCTGCTGGCCGCCCGCTGCTCCGAGCGCGACCGGACGATCAGGATCCTCGAATCGGTGCTCGACACCTACGCGGCGGTGAGCGCCACCCGCGACTCCGCCCGGGTGGTGAACAAGCTCCGCGAGTACGGCGTCCGCCGCGGCACGACCCGGACGGTCGAGTGCGAGGGCGTCGTCCCGCACGGGCTGACCAACACGGAGTTCGCGGTGGCGGAGCTGGTCAGCCAGGGCCACACCAACAACGAGGTGGGCAGGCAGCTGTTCATCTCCCGGCACACGGTGGCGTTCCACCTCAAGAAGGTGTTCCAGAAGATGAACATCACGTCCCGGGTCGAGCTGGCGGCGGCGTGGAAGGTGTTCTCGTAG
- a CDS encoding type II 3-dehydroquinate dehydratase translates to MPEILLLNGPNLGVLGRREPEIYGTDTLADIEKMVAEEVRPRGWDVVSVQRDGEGELVGAVHEHRDTTVGAIVNPGALMIAGWSLRDALASYEPPWIEVHLSNVWAREQFRHESVIAPLASGVVVGLGAFGYRLAARALLHLSAESANGLG, encoded by the coding sequence GTGCCAGAAATCCTGCTGCTGAACGGTCCCAACCTGGGTGTGCTGGGCAGGCGCGAGCCGGAGATCTACGGCACCGACACGCTGGCCGACATCGAGAAGATGGTCGCCGAGGAGGTGCGCCCCCGCGGGTGGGACGTCGTGTCCGTGCAGCGTGACGGCGAAGGCGAGCTGGTCGGCGCGGTCCACGAGCACCGCGACACGACGGTCGGCGCGATCGTCAACCCCGGTGCGCTGATGATCGCCGGCTGGAGCCTGCGCGACGCGCTGGCCAGCTACGAGCCGCCGTGGATCGAGGTCCACCTGAGCAACGTGTGGGCGCGCGAGCAGTTCCGGCACGAGTCGGTCATCGCACCGCTGGCGAGCGGGGTGGTGGTCGGCCTGGGCGCCTTCGGCTACCGGCTGGCCGCACGGGCCTTGCTGCACCTGTCCGCCGAATCGGCGAATGGATTGGGCTGA